GACAGCTCGAGTGAGTCAATAGACAGACTTCGGCATCGTGTGGGGGTCGTGCCAGTAGAGTCTACTGGAGGCGCATTTCGAGTTTCGCGGTACATTTCAGCTGCTGGCGGGCTCGAGACTGCGCGTCGAGAGGTGCGCGGCGCGCTGGCCTTCcgcgcagcgatgcagacATCAACCTTCGCTGATGACACGCCTTGATTGCTGCGACGGGGAAGCGGGGAAAGTGTGAGTGACTGCGACGAATCCTCGTCCGCCTTATGTTGGGGGGTCGAtttcctgctgcttctctgcaaGTTTGTGGACGCTTGATGAAAGGAGCCGTCGCGCGCAAGGGGTACTGGGGCGGCACCTgacgcctcctgcagcagggccacacgctcgcgcagctgcattACCTCGGTCTCCCACTGCTCCCGCTCCTTCACTACCAggccagcagcgcacgcggcGAGCCACGCTGCCTTGTCCGCTGCGCACCGCACATATAGCTCGATGATGTCCACGAGGTGAATCTCCCAACTGGCCAAAGTCGCTATACAGGCGATCTCCGCAACAGCACCCACGTCATCTGCTAGGCGATGCTGAAGGCGCTCCACCGCTGACCGttcctgctgcacctgccgcTCGCAGTCCGCCGCGATGGCCCGAAGACGGTCCTCCAGCAATGCTTTTTCAGTGGCTAGTCGTGCCACGTTCCTCtcagagcggcgcagctgctccgtgTGCTCGAGCCTCAGCAGCTCTGTTTGACGGTCCACAGCCTGCTGAATAGCCGACTGGGCGACGCGTCGGCATTGCTGGAGTTCatcctccagcagccgctgGTGGTTCGTCAGTTCATCGATTTCAGACAGGCAGCTCTGGCGTATGAGCTCGGTGTCGCGCGAGTACTTTTCTGCCCAGGTCGTCGTCTCTGActtcagctgccgctccagctccCCACAGCGGGCCTCAGCTTCGGACTGCTCCTTTGCAGCCGCGGCGAGGGACTCGGACAAGGTGCGCATCTTCACCTCATAGCGCTCCACAtcgacgcggtggcgcacctgcagcttctcctccaccgcgaCACACGCAGTTCGTAGCTGCTGCGACATCTCCGCCTGCGTTCTGCGCAGCTCCGTTTCATACTCGCGCATTGCCGTCATGAGGGTGCGAGTGGTCGACTCCGAAGCGCCGTAGAGAACGAGAAGCTGTTCCTTCGTCAGCGCCAGCTGGCTGAAGTCCTCGGCATCTTGAGCTGCCCACACCTGCGCCTGCACGGATGCCATGTGCAGCGAGGTGAAACGATGGGCAACTCCAGTCAAAGacttcgcctccgccagctgcactTTGGCTTCAACAAGAAGCTTCTCTAGGAAGCGCACACGGTCGCGTAGCCCTCGCTTCTCTGGTGTAGAGCCGACGGGAGAAACAGAGGTCGCTAagcaggtggtggcgccggaGGTACTGTGCTGCGCACAAGCAGTGTGAGTAGAGTTTTCAGGATGCACAGGAGACGAGGATGGGGTCGCTGCTAACGACAGCGCTCTCGGCTCCGGCGAGGAGGGCTGCACCGCCCCCACAGTGGCCTCCGTGCCGGCAGGTAAGGTGACATCGGGTTCATCACCACTCTGATAAAGGACTCTCGCTGCGTGTGCCTGAGGGAGGAGTTCCGCCTGAAGCTGCACCATCTCATGCACAATCTCCGAGAAATTCTGCAGCAGTCCCTCCGAGAGCACGTTTGCCTCAGCCAACATGCCCTTCACGTTGTAGAGGGTCTCTTGGGGGCGGCTGTTGGCGGTAAAGAGTGCTCCAAGCACCCGTGTATACCGGTCACTCAGCGCGCTCAGCCGTTCTGGCCACGCCTTTGTCAACGCTGGGGACATCTGCGCCGAGTCAGCCGCTCGGGAAGTGGaatgctgctgtcgctgttgctgagcATCCGCGTGCATCTCCTCTGCAAGGGAGCGCTGCTCTGCCAGAAGACACTCCATGGTCTCTCGCAGGCGCGCCAGTGCCTCCTCGGAGCGTGCCCGCATTGCCTGGATGTTGGCGAGCTCGTCTGCGTGTTCGCGCTTGTGCGTCGCAGCCCCACGCAGTGCCGCCAGGCGCACAAGTTCAAGCAGATGACACACCTTGAAGGGCACGTTCGTCTGCTCCGCCAGCAGGTTCGCAACAGCGGTTGGCTGAGGTAACGGCGACAGCATCCCCAGGAAAGACTCCGAAAGGAGGGGACCACACTGCTCTGAAGACGTGGTGTCAGTGTGATACTCCGCTTCACGTGCGTCACCTGCAACATTCACGTAGCGCTCCATGGACTGAAGGCGCGAGAGTAACTCTTCGGGGATGACCTCGACAGGCTGCCGTGTCACGGCAATTGGgcagggagaagagcacacaccGTCCTCATCGCCGGTGGACACGCCCACGTCATTTGCGTCCGCTTCACACTCGCCAGGTGCACACTCGCTCACATCAACCACACTGTCACACTCAGAGACACGCGCCTTTTCCGCATCCACTTTGCCGGACGACGACGCGACTGCCCTGCTGGCGCGTGCGTtgggctcctcctccacctgtGCCGCGTAGGCAGTAAGCTCAGCTCTATTAGTTGCTGGCCTCTTTGCCATAAACAGCCCAGTCGCCTCCATGAACGCCTGAATCGCAGCTGCCTGATGCTCGACAACGCTACAGTGCGCCAACTCTCGCCACTCGGACATTCGAGCAGTGAAGGCGAGGGTGCTGCGGTGggcgcgccgctcctccgtggtggtgtggaggagTCGCTCCGTGTACTGGACCTCCGCGTCATACAGTGTccgcgcgtgctgcagctctcctcGCAAATGGcatgcctcctcctccgccgcctccttggcTGCCTGCagcttgtgctgctgtgatcggcacagctccttctcctgcgccAGGTCCTGCGCCTGCCGCCGAGCCTTCACCTCACGCTCTCGCGAGAGCTCGATAGTAGCGGCGGTCCAGAAGGAATGCTTGGCGGCATTGCAGTCGTCCATCATCACCGTTCTCACGGCGTGCCATTCCCCGATTCGCATCATCAGTctacggcgctgctgggcggAGCGCTGCGCTTGCCGCACTGCCGCCCATGTACGCCACCGACTGTAGGTTGCCTGACCGCAGTACTCAACCACAAGAAGGCCCAAGTGGCTCAGCTGCTCTTGCATCGCATCTGCGTGTTCATCGCGCTCTGCAACATCCGCTGCGTAGGCGGTCTGCGCGATTTTGAGCTGCTGTGCATGGCGCTCggagagctgcgccacctcctccgtctgCGCACGCCGCAGGGCCGCACATCGCTCCTGGTGGATGgactgcagctgtgccttcTCCAGTGTgtgctcgcgctgcaggcgctgcaatGCTATGTCGTGGCTGGTGTGCAAGCGCGCCATCCCCTTCCCGTGCCGCTCGATCATCTCCCGCCTCGACTCTGACGATCGCGCCTCTACAGCGGTTACTGCACGCTTCTGCTGTgcccacccccgccacgAGGCCCAGATGAccagcgtgtgcgcgtgcaaCACCCCTCGCTCCAGGGCACACGCCGTCCGCCCTGCTACGGTTTTTCGCTCAGCGGCGTGCGCAGTTTCGAGCtggtggcagtgctgctgccaacCCTCGCACACGGCGGTGAGCTGCACCACGTCGCACTGTAGGGAAGCTGTCCAAACCTTCAGCACTTTGCTCTCACGCATGAGCAGCGCTGTCCACCACTGGCCCTCCTGCGCCTCGAtacgcagccgctgctgcgcctcctgcaacagcagcccaGAGGCACGGCTGCCCCACCACTTCTCTtcgacgccgcgccgctcCATCTTCTCCCGCAACAGAGCTGCAGACAGCTCGCCATTCCGCACCTCACTGTCGTAGTAGGCGCCATCCCTCTCGCGTTGCTTGCGTGCGGTGCTCTCCAGCTCCGACTGCAGCCGCACGTTTGCGTTACGCAGTTGCTCGCGCTCATCTCGGAGCCGCGCCACTTCCGCCTGGTGGCGTGAGGACAGCTCTTGCTGCTGGACGCGCAGCTCTCGCCGTTGGGTCTGCAGATTGTCAGAGAGGGTCCCGATGCTATGCTGGAGCTTTTCACTAGAAGCGTTGTGGCTTCGGCCCAACCACCGGATGAAGGAGCGGgctcgcagcaccgcactgTCTGCGGAGACGACACGATCCGTTAGGAGTGCCTCCACCACATGTGCGGCTTTGCAATGTCTCTCCCATGACTGGCTGGATGCCTTGctccgcttcagcagctgctctgaCTCGGCGACAGCGTTCTCTAACCGCAAACACTGTTCACTCAGTGGGGCAAGGGTGTCGACATCGCGTGCCAGCTTAGCCATCTCTTTCAGTAGACTGAtatggcggtgctgcagacgGCCGGTTAGTCCTAGGATGGTGTGATGTGTGTATTCCTCCTTGCGCCGAACCACCTCAgccagctcctgcagctgtgcctgcCAGTAGGAGTTCACATGGCTGACAAAGAGCTCAGACGACTGCGTGAAGGCTGCGTGCGCCTGCCGCTCTACGGTTAGTGTCGCCTGCAGACTGCAGATGGTGTCACGCAGTGCCACCTCTTTGCGTCCAAAGACCTGCTCAGTGCCCTCCTGCTGACGGATGTAGGTGCGAGTGCGCTCGCTAAACTCCACCGTGATGtcccgcagcgctgtgcgcagccgctgcacttCGTCCTCGCGCTGGGCGCACACCTGTTCGTGGGTGGGGGAAGCGGTGGCCACCTGGTCACACTCGCTGATGCCCATTCTAAAGCTCTCACGCAGTGTCTTCTGGATGGCGGTGAGCTCTTCGCGGAAAAACTGTGCgcgcttctccgcctctgtCGCTACAGTCTTGAGgcgctggcagcgccgctcctgcaGTCGCGAGCGCCACGTGCAAAGCGCCCGCTGAGATGCCGTcactcgccgctgctggacgaATGCATAACAGGTGGCCGATTCGTACGTCTCTCGAGTTGCGTCTCGCCGTCGCGTGTACTCGCGAGCGAGGTGGCACATCATTGCCTTTTTCATCCACATGAGCAGCACGCTGTGCGCGAGACGTTGTCGGCGCCGTTTTAGATCGAGACAAACAATTCCATCTTcaaggtgctgccgccgctcccactCGAGCCGTAGCCCGACAGCGTTGCTGTCGCGTTCCTCCGCCAGCTCCGTCGCGTGAGCATCAAAGTAGCGCTGCATGCTCTTCTTGGCTGCTTGCagttccttctccttcgcctggACATTCTCCAGAcgctctgccttctcctccagagCACCAAACTGTTTGTAAAAGAGGTGggcgcagcgctggagcAACAGCGAGGCTGCCTCCTGCCGCCGATGCACGGTGGTATGCAGATCCACGTAGTACGGGTTAGTTAGGGTAACGCCTGTCTCGAGGCCAACCGCAGAGGCCTTGACAACATTGCCAGCAcctcgctcctcttcctcctccacatgtgcgcggaggagcgcgaggtCATCCTGGATACCCAAAAccgccgcctgtgcctgtTGCAATGACTTGGCCAACTCCTCCATGCGGCACACCTCGAAGCGCGTGGCGAGTCCGTGGCTGCCCTTTAGCAGACCGCTCTCCCGCCCGACGCTGATGGGGGACTCTGAATACCGCCGAGAAGAAATGTGCCGACTGCGGGCTGTGTGCGTCAGCATGCGTTGGTATGGGAAACAGACAAAGAGGCTCgatgaagggggagaaacAAAGATGCGAGCTTCACAtagcgaaggaaagagagggagagagggggggacgaCGCGCCACGACAATCCCCACATCACACAAAGCCTGCGTCTCTGAAGTACTGGACTTATGTATGCAGTACGAGGcaagccgccgccactgccacctcagaaagagagagaaggaccgGGGTATAGAGAGgtcgcacccacacactgcCACCAGCGGCCCGTTCGTTGGTTAACAACGTCAATCGCTCTCTCCGTCATCCTTTACGTTAGCACCTGACAGCGCTCACGACGGCGGAGGTGTGTGAGCAAAATCGGCACACAGCCGAGACAAAGCGTAATGAAGCCAAGCAATCCAAATAGTCAACGCGACAGGCGAAGGCAATCTAGAGGGAACAGCGAGATGCAGCTGCTACGGGCAGTGCAGCACATGACGACACTCCACCAAGGCAGCAACACACATGGACAAGCAGACGTACATGTAAGATACCTGCAAGTGAGCACCCAAACTCCAGGGCCTCAACCGCATACGCATGTCGGTGCAATGAGCGAGTGAAGGCCCCAACGGATGAGAGTGGCAGAGGCGCCGATACGACAAGACGTgcttggggggggggggcactgtGTTGGAGAAGACAGCCCAAAACAAGCAGGCCTCTGCATCCGTACgggtgtgcatgcgtgtgtgaagGACATCTTCATGTGCGCCAAAGTGTGCGTCGTTGCTGTACAACGGGACGTGCGTGTCGGTCATTGTCTTCCCTCCGTCCCACCGCCGATGACCCTCGGCCAGCAACAGAGAACCAGAGAAACTTCCAACACCCCAGAAAGCCATTCCACACTCTGGAaccgcagagagaggcgtgtgGTGCtccctcagcagcagcaccagcggcatcACGCGCTCGAGGGAATTACCAAAGAAAGACGCGGGGCAGCGACCTAAACCAGAAACAAGCGCAAAGCGGCGACGCACACGCGAGCAGAATAGACTGCAGGCGGGGCGGGCACACGCGGCGTGGACACCCCTGGACGTTTGAAGAGCGCATGATCGGCCTCGAGTTCGACGAAGCGGCACCAAGGCTAGCTGACGGGCACACAACAAGACAGGAAAAAAGCCTAACTCGCATCGCCTCCCGACATTCTCGCACTCTCATCGATACGCACGTAGTGGGACGAGGAGCACTCCTACATCTCACTCTGGGGGATTCTTCGGTAACGCCGAGACGAGTTTTCTGAGATGACCGATGCAGTGCGCCCTGCTAGTAGGCTCTCTAGACCCATAAAGATGGCTCACCAATCCACCAGCCAATCAAACCGGGGCGTCATCTCACTGTCGCAGCGATGCAACACCATCGCAGCCTTGTCCACCACCCTTACCATCaggccctcctcgtccgcaAGTTCCTCCGCTGCAACGACGAGCTCCTCATTGATCGACCGCGACTCCTCCCTAACATGGGCCCTGATGTGGAAAACATCTGTGTGACTGCAGTCACAGACATAAACTCCACTGCGCTGCTTTCGAGAACTCTTAGCAGTCTGCACATCGGCACCCGTTATAGCCTCCTCCGCGCGCAGTTCgtcgtgcagcgccgccttgcATGCGACAGCATCACGGACATTGTGCATTCTCGGCAGA
The DNA window shown above is from Leishmania panamensis strain MHOM/PA/94/PSC-1 chromosome 31 sequence and carries:
- a CDS encoding hypothetical protein (TriTrypDB/GeneDB-style sysID: LpmP.31.2860), whose amino-acid sequence is MLTHTARSRHISSRRYSESPISVGRESGLLKGSHGLATRFEVCRMEELAKSLQQAQAAVLGIQDDLALLRAHVEEEEERGAGNVVKASAVGLETGVTLTNPYYVDLHTTVHRRQEAASLLLQRCAHLFYKQFGALEEKAERLENVQAKEKELQAAKKSMQRYFDAHATELAEERDSNAVGLRLEWERRQHLEDGIVCLDLKRRRQRLAHSVLLMWMKKAMMCHLAREYTRRRDATRETYESATCYAFVQQRRVTASQRALCTWRSRLQERRCQRLKTVATEAEKRAQFFREELTAIQKTLRESFRMGISECDQVATASPTHEQVCAQREDEVQRLRTALRDITVEFSERTRTYIRQQEGTEQVFGRKEVALRDTICSLQATLTVERQAHAAFTQSSELFVSHVNSYWQAQLQELAEVVRRKEEYTHHTILGLTGRLQHRHISLLKEMAKLARDVDTLAPLSEQCLRLENAVAESEQLLKRSKASSQSWERHCKAAHVVEALLTDRVVSADSAVLRARSFIRWLGRSHNASSEKLQHSIGTLSDNLQTQRRELRVQQQELSSRHQAEVARLRDEREQLRNANVRLQSELESTARKQRERDGAYYDSEVRNGELSAALLREKMERRGVEEKWWGSRASGLLLQEAQQRLRIEAQEGQWWTALLMRESKVLKVWTASLQCDVVQLTAVCEGWQQHCHQLETAHAAERKTVAGRTACALERGVLHAHTLVIWASWRGWAQQKRAVTAVEARSSESRREMIERHGKGMARLHTSHDIALQRLQREHTLEKAQLQSIHQERCAALRRAQTEEVAQLSERHAQQLKIAQTAYAADVAERDEHADAMQEQLSHLGLLVVEYCGQATYSRWRTWAAVRQAQRSAQQRRRLMMRIGEWHAVRTVMMDDCNAAKHSFWTAATIELSREREVKARRQAQDLAQEKELCRSQQHKLQAAKEAAEEEACHLRGELQHARTLYDAEVQYTERLLHTTTEERRAHRSTLAFTARMSEWRELAHCSVVEHQAAAIQAFMEATGLFMAKRPATNRAELTAYAAQVEEEPNARASRAVASSSGKVDAEKARVSECDSVVDVSECAPGECEADANDVGVSTGDEDGVCSSPCPIAVTRQPVEVIPEELLSRLQSMERYVNVAGDAREAEYHTDTTSSEQCGPLLSESFLGMLSPLPQPTAVANLLAEQTNVPFKVCHLLELVRLAALRGAATHKREHADELANIQAMRARSEEALARLRETMECLLAEQRSLAEEMHADAQQQRQQHSTSRAADSAQMSPALTKAWPERLSALSDRYTRVLGALFTANSRPQETLYNVKGMLAEANVLSEGLLQNFSEIVHEMVQLQAELLPQAHAARVLYQSGDEPDVTLPAGTEATVGAVQPSSPEPRALSLAATPSSSPVHPENSTHTACAQHSTSGATTCLATSVSPVGSTPEKRGLRDRVRFLEKLLVEAKVQLAEAKSLTGVAHRFTSLHMASVQAQVWAAQDAEDFSQLALTKEQLLVLYGASESTTRTLMTAMREYETELRRTQAEMSQQLRTACVAVEEKLQVRHRVDVERYEVKMRTLSESLAAAAKEQSEAEARCGELERQLKSETTTWAEKYSRDTELIRQSCLSEIDELTNHQRLLEDELQQCRRVAQSAIQQAVDRQTELLRLEHTEQLRRSERNVARLATEKALLEDRLRAIAADCERQVQQERSAVERLQHRLADDVGAVAEIACIATLASWEIHLVDIIELYVRCAADKAAWLAACAAGLVVKEREQWETEVMQLRERVALLQEASGAAPVPLARDGSFHQASTNLQRSSRKSTPQHKADEDSSQSLTLSPLPRRSNQGVSSAKVDVCIAARKASAPRTSRRAVSSPPAAEMYRETRNAPPVDSTGTTPTRCRSLSIDSLELSQSFLRYSKMLSDQRTRNATRLERASALAAEVDDLLLHGAQLSHSVASLNAR